A genomic region of Acidimicrobiales bacterium contains the following coding sequences:
- the ilvN gene encoding acetolactate synthase small subunit codes for MPTRTSGTRRDAGPGHEVRHHVLSVLVENRSGVLARVANLFSRRGYNIVSLAVAPTEDEQFSRITIVVDVESSPLEQIVKQLDKLVNVVDISELDPRHSVERELLLASITAPADRRGQVVELVQIFEGRILAVTHDELTVSLEGHPTKVDDFEEMLRPFGILEIQRTGRVALPRLDHLGAAAVPDAS; via the coding sequence ATGCCCACGCGCACCAGCGGCACCCGCCGCGACGCCGGACCCGGCCACGAGGTCCGCCACCACGTGCTCTCGGTGCTGGTCGAGAACCGGTCCGGCGTCCTGGCCCGGGTGGCCAACCTGTTCTCCCGGCGGGGCTACAACATCGTCTCCCTGGCCGTGGCCCCCACCGAGGACGAGCAGTTCAGCCGCATCACCATCGTCGTCGACGTCGAGTCGTCCCCCCTGGAGCAGATCGTCAAGCAGCTCGACAAGCTGGTCAACGTGGTCGACATCAGCGAGCTCGACCCCCGCCACTCGGTGGAGCGCGAGCTCCTGCTGGCCAGCATCACCGCCCCCGCCGACCGGCGGGGCCAGGTGGTGGAGCTGGTGCAGATCTTCGAGGGCCGCATCCTGGCCGTGACCCACGACGAGCTGACGGTGTCGCTCGAGGGACACCCCACCAAGGTGGACGACTTCGAGGAGATGCTGCGCCCGTTCGGCATCCTCGAGATCCAGCGGACGGGCCGCGTCGCCCTGCCCCGCCTCGACCACCTTGGAGCGGCCGCCGTCCCGGACGCATCCTGA